A part of Helicoverpa zea isolate HzStark_Cry1AcR chromosome 17, ilHelZeax1.1, whole genome shotgun sequence genomic DNA contains:
- the LOC124638107 gene encoding KH domain-containing protein 3-like isoform X1 — translation MRFLIAFALIAAVASAAVRPTPAGAELAELQEIIAAIQSPSTDPATAAALEEMLLDVLGVKPEPVAVGPAIVEAGSEPISVGPALIDFPMPDGGVIAEESIVAPAPAVVAPAPAAASTPLVQIILNINQAAAEASPIAVGPAVIPEPIQPTPVNVVDSAAEPVQVVEVAPVPAEPVQVVEAAPVPVEPVVIGTPVLPEAAVVLPEELN, via the coding sequence ATGAGATTCCTGATCGCCTTCGCCCTCATCGCCGCCGTGGCTTCGGCCGCCGTCAGGCCCACCCCTGCGGGCGCCGAGCTCGCCGAGCTGCAGGAGATCATCGCCGCCATCCAGAGCCCCAGCACCGACCCCGCCACCGCCGCCGCGCTCGAGGAGATGCTCCTCGATGTGTTGGGCGTCAAGCCTGAGCCCGTCGCCGTCGGCCCCGCTATCGTCGAAGCTGGCTCTGAGCCCATCTCTGTCGGCCCCGCCCTCATCGACTTCCCTATGCCCGACGGTGGCGTCATTGCTGAAGAGTCCATCGTTGCCCCCGCCCCCGCTGTAGTCGCTCCCGCCCCCGCCGCTGCCAGCACTCCCCTGGTCCAGATCATCCTGAACATCAACCAGGCCGCCGCTGAGGCCAGCCCCATCGCCGTCGGCCCTGCCGTAATCCCCGAGCCCATCCAGCCTACGCCCGTCAATGTGGTGGACTCCGCTGCTGAGCCCGTGCAGGTTGTGGAGGTCGCCCCCGTCCCCGCTGAGCCCGTCCAGGTCGTCGAGGCTGCCCCCGTGCCCGTGGAGCCCGTCGTCATCGGCACCCCCGTGCTGCCCGAGGCCGCCGTCGTCCTCCCCGAGGAACTCAACTAA
- the LOC124638407 gene encoding KH domain-containing protein 3-like, translating to MRFLIAFALIAAVASAAVRPTPAGAELAELQEIIAAIQSPSTDPATAAALEEMLLDVLGVKPEPVAVGPAIVEAGSEPISVGPALVDFPVPEGGVVTEESVVLIPAPAVVAPAPAASSTPLVQIILNINQAAAEASPIAVGPAVIPEPIQPTPVNVVDSAAEPVQVVEVAPVPAEPVQVVEAAPVPVEPVVIGTPVLPEAAVVLPEELN from the coding sequence ATGAGATTCCTGATCGCCTTCGCTCTCATCGCCGCCGTGGCTTCGGCCGCCGTCAGGCCCACCCCTGCGGGCGCCGAGCTCGCCGAGCTGCAGGAGATCATCGCCGCCATCCAGAGCCCCAGCACCGACCCCGCCACCGCCGCCGCGCTCGAGGAGATGCTCCTCGATGTGTTGGGCGTCAAGCCTGAGCCCGTCGCCGTCGGCCCCGCTATCGTCGAAGCTGGCTCCGAGCCCATCTCTGTCGGTCCCGCTCTCGTCGACTTCCCCGTGCCTGAAGGTGGCGTTGTTACCGAAGAGTCCGTCGTCCTCATCCCCGCTCCCGCTGTGGTCGCTCCCGCCCCCGCCGCCTCCAGCACTCCCCTGGTCCAGATCATCCTGAACATCAACCAGGCCGCCGCTGAGGCCAGCCCCATCGCCGTCGGCCCCGCCGTCATCCCCGAGCCCATCCAGCCTACGCCCGTCAATGTGGTGGACTCCGCTGCTGAGCCCGTGCAGGTTGTGGAGGTCGCTCCCGTCCCCGCTGAGCCCGTCCAGGTCGTCGAGGCTGCCCCCGTGCCCGTTGAACCCGTCGTCATCGGCACCCCCGTGCTGCCCGAGGCCGCCGTCGTCCTCCCCGAGGAACTCAACTAA
- the LOC124638366 gene encoding calphotin-like produces MRFLIAFALIAAVASAAVRPTPAGAELAELQEIIAAIQSPSTDPATAAALEEMLLDVLGVKPEPVAVGPAIVEAGSEPISVGPALIDFPMPDGGVVAEESVVAPAPAVVAPTPAAASTPLVQIILNINQAAAEASPIAVGPAVIPEPIQPTPVNVVDSAAEPVQVVEVAPVPAEPIQVVEAAPVPVEPVVIGTPVLPEAAVVLPEELN; encoded by the coding sequence ATGAGATTCCTGATCGCCTTCGCCCTCATCGCCGCCGTGGCTTCGGCCGCCGTCAGGCCCACCCCTGCGGGCGCCGAGCTCGCCGAGCTGCAGGAGATCATCGCCGCCATCCAGAGCCCCAGCACCGACCCCGCCACCGCCGCCGCGCTCGAGGAGATGCTCCTCGATGTGTTGGGCGTCAAGCCTGAGCCCGTCGCCGTCGGCCCCGCTATCGTCGAAGCTGGCTCCGAGCCCATCTCTGTCGGCCCCGCCCTCATCGACTTCCCCATGCCCGACGGTGGCGTCGTTGCTGAAGAGTCCGTCGTCGCCCCCGCCCCCGCTGTGGTCGCTCCCACCCCCGCCGCCGCCAGCACTCCCCTGGTCCAGATCATCCTGAACATCAACCAGGCCGCCGCTGAGGCCAGCCCCATCGCCGTCGGCCCCGCCGTCATCCCCGAGCCCATCCAGCCTACGCCCGTCAACGTGGTGGACTCCGCTGCTGAGCCCGTGCAGGTTGTGGAGGTCGCCCCCGTCCCCGCTGAGCCCATCCAGGTCGTCGAGGCTGCCCCCGTGCCCGTGGAGCCCGTCGTCATCGGCACCCCCGTGCTGCCCGAGGCCGCCGTCGTCCTTCCCGAAGAACTCAACTAA
- the LOC124638312 gene encoding calphotin-like has protein sequence MKYFLAIALLVTVASAAMVKPTPVSAEIAEIQEIIAAIQSPSTDPATAVALEAMLLDVLGIKPEPIAVGPAIVDFPLPDGGIIPEPVLAPSPLPIAPSPVAIIPGPAAAEVAASTPLVQIILNINQAAAGSNPISVGPAVVPGPVRPEPIQVVESAPEPVQVVEVAPVPVEPVIIGTPVLPEAAITLPEELN, from the coding sequence ATGAAATACTTCCTGGCTATCGCCCTCCTCGTCACCGTGGCTTCGGCCGCTATGGTCAAGCCTACCCCGGTAAGCGCTGAAATAGCCGAGATCCAGGAGATCATCGCTGCTATCCAGAGCCCCAGCACCGACCCCGCCACCGCTGTCGCACTCGAGGCTATGCTCCTCGATGTCCTCGGCATCAAGCCCGAACCCATCGCTGTCGGACCCGCAATCGTCGACTTCCCCCTCCCTGATGGTGGCATCATCCCTGAGCCCGTCCTCGCTCCCTCTCCTCTGCCAATCGCTCCCTCCCCTGTGGCCATCATCCCCGGCCCTGCCGCCGCTGAGGTCGCCGCCAGCACTCCCCTGGTGCAGATCATCCTGAACATCAACCAGGCTGCTGCTGGGTCTAACCCTATCTCCGTTGGCCCCGCCGTCGTGCCCGGACCCGTCAGGCCTGAGCCCATTCAGGTTGTGGAATCTGCTCCTGAGCCCGTGCAGGTTGTGGAGGTTGCCCCAGTGCCCGTGGAGCCCGTCATCATCGGCACCCCCGTGCTTCCCGAGGCCGCCATCACCCTCCCTGAGGAACTGAACTAA
- the LOC124638311 gene encoding calphotin-like, giving the protein MKFLIAFALIAAVASAAVRPTPAGAELAELQEIIAAIQSPSTDPATAAALEEMLLDVLGVKPEPVAVGPAIVEAGSEPISVGPALIDFPMPDGGVVAEESIVAPAPVVIAPAPAAASTPLVQIILNINQAAAEASPIAVGPAVIPEPIIPTPVQVVESAPEPVQVVEVAPVPAEPVQVVEAAPVPVEPVVIGTPVLPEAAVVLPEELN; this is encoded by the coding sequence ATGAAATTCTTAATCGCCTTCGCCCTCATCGCCGCCGTGGCTTCGGCCGCCGTCAGGCCCACCCCGGCGGGCGCCGAGCTCGCCGAGCTGCAGGAGATCATCGCCGCCATCCAGAGCCCCAGCACCGACCCCGCCACCGCCGCCGCGCTCGAGGAGATGCTCCTCGATGTGTTGGGCGTCAAGCCTGAGCCCGTCGCCGTCGGCCCCGCTATCGTCGAAGCTGGCTCCGAGCCCATCTCTGTCGGCCCCGCCCTCATCGACTTCCCCATGCCCGACGGTGGCGTCGTTGCTGAAGAGTCCATCGTTGCCCCCGCCCCCGTTGTGATCGCTCCCGCCCCCGCCGCCGCCAGCACTCCCCTGGTCCAGATCATCCTGAACATCAACCAGGCCGCCGCTGAGGCCAGCCCCATCGCCGTCGGCCCCGCCGTCATCCCCGAACCCATCATTCCTACGCCCGTCCAGGTTGTGGAATCCGCTCCTGAACCCGTGCAGGTTGTGGAGGTCGCCCCCGTCCCCGCTGAGCCCGTCCAGGTCGTCGAGGCTGCCCCCGTGCCCGTGGAGCCCGTCGTCATCGGCACCCCCGTGCTGCCCGAGGCCGCCGTCGTCCTCCCCGAGGAACTCAACTAA
- the LOC124638533 gene encoding 36.4 kDa proline-rich protein-like yields the protein MKYFATLLLIAAVASAQPTRPSISAILAQLHEALSELKPEPIAVGPAIVGEPVQVGPAIVDGPQYEPISVGPAIIDKPQFEPIAIGPALIDAPVPSPVVVAPGPVAEASAPLVQIILNINQAAAEATPIVPEPVIIEPAPVIPMPVHPIGVVAPEAVPVEPVQVVEAAPVPVEPVVIGTPVLPAPAVVLPEELN from the coding sequence ATGAAATACTTCGCAACCCTCCTCCTGATCGCCGCCGTGGCCTCGGCCCAGCCCACCAGGCCCAGCATCTCCGCTATCCTCGCACAGCTTCACGAGGCTCTCTCTGAACTGAAACCAGAACCCATTGCTGTCGGCCCCGCTATCGTCGGTGAACCCGTCCAGGTTGGCCCGGCCATCGTCGACGGACCTCAGTATGAGCCCATATCCGTTGGACCCGCTATCATTGACAAGCCTCAGTTTGAGCCCATTGCTATCGGACCCGCATTGATTGACGCTCCCGTGCCTTCTCCCGTGGTTGTTGCTCCCGGACCCGTCGCTGAAGCCAGTGCTCCTCTAGTGCAGATCATCTTGAACATCAACCAGGCCGCTGCTGAAGCTACCCCTATCGTCCCTGAGCCCGTCATTATTGAGCCCGCACCTGTCATCCCCATGCCCGTGCACCCTATCGGCGTTGTCGCCCCTGAGGCTGTCCCCGTTGAGCCCGTCCAGGTGGTCGAGGCTGCCCCCGTGCCCGTTGAACCCGTCGTCATTGGCACCCCCGTGCTTCCCGCTCCCGCTGTCGTCCTCCCCGAGGAACTCAACTAA
- the LOC124638168 gene encoding vegetative cell wall protein gp1-like: MRFLILAALMAVAVAESNSGLVIPVPGGPVPAPDPEEAFHPIAIGPAIIDNFEPIAIGPAVIDTPAPSNPNPLVQIILNINAASAPAAPVEPVVIKPPPVRPDPVQVVETAPVPVEPVLIETPIIPSPVVVLPDELN; this comes from the coding sequence ATGAGATTCCTAATCCTCGCTGCTCTCATGGCTGTTGCGGTCGCCGAGTCCAACAGTGGCCTCGTGATACCCGTACCTGGTGGGCCTGTTCCAGCTCCCGACCCTGAAGAGGCTTTCCACCCCATCGCAATCGGCCCCGCCATCATCGATAACTTCGAACCAATAGCCATCGGCCCAGCCGTCATAGACACACCTGCACCCTCCAACCCCAACCCACTGGTCCAAATAATCTTAAACATCAACGCAGCAAGCGCCCCTGCTGCCCCTGTGGAACCTGTAGTCATTAAACCTCCTCCCGTCCGCCCTGACCCTGTGCAGGTCGTAGAAACAGCACCTGTACCTGTAGAGCCTGTGCTCATTGAAACACCTATTATCCCGTCACCGGTTGTGGTTTTACCTGACGAACTCAACTGA
- the LOC124638149 gene encoding calphotin-like, whose protein sequence is MKFLLSVAAVIAVAVAVPTQRGLVAPGPAGPVPAPEFVPISVGPAIIDSFEPIAIGPALVEAEFEPIAVGPAIVDFPLPDGGVVAEPVLAPSPLPVIPSPVAIIPGPAAAEAASATPLVQIILNINQAAAESHPISVGPAIVPEPVQVVEVAPEPVQVVEPAPIAPIAVNPIGVVAPEPVQVIEAAPVPAEPVVIGTPVLPEAAVVLPEALN, encoded by the coding sequence ATGAAATTCCTGCTGTCTGTCGCTGCCGTCATCGCCGTGGCCGTCGCTGTGCCCACACAGCGCGGCCTCGTGGCTCCCGGACCCGCCGGCCCCGTGCCCGCGCCTGAGTTCGTGCCCATCTCCGTCGGCCCCGCCATCATCGACTCCTTCGAGCCCATCGCCATCGGACCCGCCCTCGTCGAAGCTGAATTCGAGCCCATCGCTGTTGGACCCGCAATCGTTGACTTCCCCCTACCCGACGGTGGTGTTGTTGCTGAGCCCGTCCTCGCTCCCTCTCCCCTGCCCGTCATTCCCTCTCCTGTTGCCATCATCCCTGGCCCCGCCGCCGCTGAGGCTGCCTCTGCCACTCCCCTGGTGCAGATCATCCTGAACATCAACCAGGCTGCTGCTGAGTCTCACCCCATCTCCGTTGGACCCGCTATCGTTCCTGAGCCCGTCCAGGTTGTCGAGGTCGCTCCTGAACCCGTACAGGTTGTTGAGCCCGCACCCATCGCCCCTATTGCCGTGAACCCCATCGGTGTTGTCGCCCCCGAGCCCGTCCAGGTCATCGAAGCTGCCCCCGTCCCCGCTGAGCCCGTTGTCATCGGCACCCCCGTGCTCCCCGAGGCCGCCGTCGTCCTTCCCGAGGCCCTGAACTAA